A single window of Senegalia massiliensis DNA harbors:
- the spoIIIAD gene encoding stage III sporulation protein AD, translated as MNILQIVAISLVATLLIVTIRADRPEISIMLSLATGILIFIFIIDKVVFVIDVLKDLSIRADLDFIYFTTILKIIGIAYICEFGSQIAKDAGEGSIATKIELAGKVMILVVSIPILLSLLELILKIMP; from the coding sequence ATGAATATATTACAAATTGTAGCTATTTCATTGGTAGCAACTCTCCTTATTGTTACAATAAGAGCAGATAGACCTGAAATTTCAATAATGCTAAGTTTAGCTACTGGGATATTAATATTTATATTTATTATAGATAAGGTTGTATTTGTAATAGATGTTTTAAAAGATCTATCTATTCGAGCAGATTTAGATTTTATATATTTTACAACTATATTAAAAATCATAGGTATTGCTTATATTTGTGAATTTGGATCTCAGATAGCTAAAGATGCAGGAGAAGGTTCAATAGCTACTAAAATTGAACTTGCTGGCAAAGTAATGATTTTAGTGGTTTCTATTCCAATCTTACTTTCCTTATTGGAATTAATTTTAAAAATAATGCCTTAA
- a CDS encoding stage III sporulation protein AB — MFWIKILASIMIFIPSTIIGIMLSRKYSSRVENITSLINCILILDTEIIHLSNPVNLAFKNVYERSKSKVSMIFLKTIEALNNNRDSNLYSAFKNTLELEGSKYNFTKQDEEILLSLAKVIGVTDREEQKKYFDTTIEQLKIQRKEAIEEANKNEKLYKKLGVIFALLIILILI; from the coding sequence ATGTTTTGGATAAAAATATTAGCATCTATAATGATATTTATTCCTAGTACAATTATTGGAATTATGTTAAGCAGAAAATATTCTAGTAGAGTAGAAAATATTACCTCATTAATTAATTGTATTTTAATTTTAGATACTGAGATAATTCATTTATCTAACCCAGTAAATTTAGCTTTTAAAAATGTTTATGAAAGGTCAAAAAGTAAAGTTTCAATGATTTTTTTAAAAACTATTGAAGCTTTAAATAATAATAGAGATTCAAATTTGTATAGTGCATTTAAAAATACATTAGAGTTAGAAGGTTCAAAATATAATTTTACAAAACAAGATGAGGAAATATTGTTATCATTAGCTAAAGTGATTGGTGTAACGGATAGAGAAGAGCAAAAAAAATATTTTGATACTACAATAGAACAATTGAAAATTCAAAGAAAAGAAGCAATTGAAGAAGCAAATAAGAATGAAAAGCTTTATAAAAAGCTAGGTGTAATTTTTGCACTTCTAATAATACTTATATTAATTTAA
- the efp gene encoding elongation factor P has product MIMAGDFRKGMTIEIDGSIYQIIDFQHVKPGKGAAFVRTKIKNLKTGAIKENTYSPSEKFPKAHIETKEMQYLYSDGELYHFMDTETYEQIALNYDQVEDAIKFLKENDVATMKFYEGRPFQVDAPNFVELVVTHTEPGIKGDTSSGATKPAEVETGATVIVPLFINIDDKIKIDTRTGEYLSRV; this is encoded by the coding sequence ATGATTATGGCAGGAGATTTTAGAAAAGGAATGACTATTGAAATTGATGGAAGTATATATCAAATTATTGATTTTCAACATGTAAAACCAGGAAAAGGAGCTGCTTTTGTAAGAACAAAAATAAAGAACTTAAAGACTGGTGCAATAAAAGAAAATACTTATAGTCCATCTGAAAAATTTCCAAAGGCACATATTGAAACTAAAGAAATGCAATATTTATATAGTGATGGTGAGTTATATCATTTCATGGATACAGAAACATATGAACAAATTGCATTAAATTATGATCAAGTAGAAGATGCAATAAAGTTTTTAAAAGAGAATGATGTGGCTACTATGAAATTTTATGAAGGAAGACCATTTCAAGTAGATGCTCCGAATTTTGTAGAATTAGTAGTAACACATACTGAACCAGGCATTAAAGGTGATACATCTTCAGGAGCTACAAAACCAGCAGAAGTTGAAACAGGAGCTACTGTTATTGTACCACTATTCATTAATATTGATGATAAAATAAAAATTGATACAAGAACTGGTGAGTATTTATCAAGAGTTTAG
- the spoIIIAF gene encoding stage III sporulation protein AF, giving the protein MIEFLRGWIINIVIISILITILEAIIPNNSFKSYIKMVGGFLIIIALINPFIKLLTNNINIDKGVFSSIDVSSMNYSKEKINSSNEDQIEELYINNMTSAIKSSLESEFNYTVDYINIELLEKGEFKGEIKKITINLNEKTKKENQKESDIVIKKIEIGNKKNENQQIINDKDLKEYLNKEFNIDHKKIYITTD; this is encoded by the coding sequence ATGATTGAATTTTTAAGAGGGTGGATTATTAATATTGTAATAATATCAATTTTGATTACAATATTAGAAGCTATAATTCCTAACAATAGTTTTAAATCATATATAAAGATGGTAGGAGGTTTTTTAATAATTATTGCTTTAATAAATCCGTTCATAAAGTTACTGACCAATAACATAAATATAGATAAAGGTGTTTTTTCTAGTATAGATGTTAGTAGCATGAATTATTCTAAAGAAAAAATAAATAGCTCAAATGAAGATCAAATTGAAGAGTTGTATATTAATAATATGACCTCTGCTATTAAAAGTTCCTTGGAATCTGAATTTAATTATACTGTAGATTACATTAATATTGAGTTACTAGAAAAAGGTGAGTTTAAAGGGGAGATTAAAAAAATAACTATAAATTTAAATGAAAAAACTAAAAAAGAGAATCAAAAAGAAAGTGACATAGTTATTAAGAAAATAGAAATTGGAAATAAGAAAAATGAAAATCAACAAATAATAAACGATAAGGATTTAAAGGAATATTTAAATAAGGAATTTAACATAGACCATAAAAAAATTTATATAACTACTGATTAG
- a CDS encoding SpoIIIAH-like family protein, with translation MLKNKGGLIMIIRKKTIYLTSLILILVMLGFINHQLSKDSITKSSNDYQKYEEELTEVSSEESELVEVVGDNTETIEVVDSKDNEINNLSKETNSEIGEALTNEQNIEKSNYFAKYRLSRDKIRSELIDRLNDIVKNDKSSKEVVDDAQKEIIKIGKNSEKELLIEGLLGSKGFDESIVFIGENDVRIVISKNELSKKEVAQILEIVTSETEFKANNIKIINKNS, from the coding sequence ATGTTAAAAAATAAAGGAGGATTAATAATGATAATAAGAAAAAAGACTATTTATTTAACTTCATTGATATTAATACTTGTTATGCTAGGTTTTATAAATCATCAATTATCAAAAGATTCAATAACTAAATCATCTAATGATTATCAAAAATATGAAGAAGAGCTAACAGAGGTATCATCAGAAGAAAGTGAGTTAGTAGAAGTTGTAGGTGATAATACTGAAACAATTGAAGTAGTAGATAGTAAAGATAATGAAATTAATAATCTTTCTAAGGAAACAAACTCTGAAATAGGAGAAGCTTTAACAAATGAACAAAACATAGAAAAAAGCAATTATTTTGCAAAATATAGATTATCTAGAGATAAAATAAGGTCAGAACTAATTGATAGATTAAATGATATAGTAAAAAATGATAAGAGTAGTAAAGAAGTTGTAGATGATGCTCAAAAAGAAATAATAAAAATTGGTAAAAATTCTGAAAAGGAATTGTTAATAGAAGGTTTATTAGGATCTAAAGGATTTGATGAGTCTATAGTATTTATAGGTGAAAATGATGTTAGAATAGTAATATCAAAAAATGAACTTTCTAAAAAAGAAGTTGCTCAAATACTTGAAATAGTAACATCAGAAACAGAATTTAAAGCTAATAATATTAAAATAATAAATAAAAATAGTTAG
- a CDS encoding shikimate kinase, with amino-acid sequence MKTNIVLIGFMGTGKTTNGRRLSRKLKKEFIDTDFLIEKRENMKIEDIFKKYGEGYFRKLENQIIKEISKKENKIISTGGGTVLNPQNIQLLSKNGFVFLLQSSTDNIIYNLKNSYKKRPLLEKKNWTKEVSILLNKRRKLYYNNADFVVKVDNKNHYTIVNEISRIYFKNRYKKNYRKKK; translated from the coding sequence ATGAAGACAAATATTGTATTAATAGGATTTATGGGAACGGGTAAAACTACAAATGGAAGAAGACTGTCTAGAAAATTAAAGAAAGAATTTATTGATACGGATTTTTTAATAGAAAAAAGAGAGAACATGAAGATTGAAGATATATTTAAAAAATATGGTGAAGGATATTTTAGAAAATTAGAAAATCAAATAATAAAGGAAATCAGTAAAAAAGAAAATAAAATAATTTCTACAGGTGGAGGTACAGTTTTAAACCCTCAAAACATTCAACTTTTAAGTAAAAATGGATTTGTTTTTTTACTTCAAAGCTCTACTGATAATATTATTTATAATCTTAAAAATTCTTATAAAAAGAGGCCTTTATTAGAGAAGAAAAATTGGACTAAAGAAGTTTCTATATTATTAAACAAAAGAAGAAAGTTGTATTATAACAATGCTGACTTTGTTGTTAAAGTTGATAATAAAAATCACTATACTATTGTTAATGAAATAAGTAGAATTTATTTTAAAAATAGATATAAAAAAAATTATAGAAAGAAAAAATAA
- a CDS encoding O-sialoglycoprotein endopeptidase, with the protein MNKYYLGIDTSAYTTSIGVVDRDFNIILNLKKILKVKKDTRGLRQQEAVFQHINNIPMLMDIVKDKINIKDIISVGYTDKPRNVEGSYMPVFNVSKSYGSFLSSVLGLKSFCFSHQEGHIEAGLYNKYIEEKKIIVVHISGGTTEILLTERNRERYITSIIGGTKDISAGKLIDRVGVAMGLEFPSGETLDLISAKGNLISQIPISFSNNWINFSGPETFFLRAISEKRYKDGDIAKSVLKCIEKSLEGVLINILKQHKDINKIIIVGGVASNNYLRENLKLKNNSNTNIYFSNLNLSTDNGVGIALLTKKAMEVNEWN; encoded by the coding sequence ATGAATAAATATTATCTTGGAATTGATACAAGTGCATATACTACTTCTATAGGAGTAGTAGATAGAGATTTTAATATTATTTTGAATTTAAAAAAAATATTAAAAGTAAAAAAAGATACTAGAGGGTTAAGACAGCAAGAAGCTGTATTTCAACATATTAATAATATTCCCATGTTAATGGATATTGTTAAAGATAAAATAAATATAAAAGATATTATATCAGTAGGATATACTGATAAGCCTAGAAATGTAGAAGGGTCTTATATGCCAGTATTTAATGTTTCTAAGAGTTACGGTAGTTTTCTTTCAAGTGTTTTAGGTTTAAAATCATTTTGTTTTAGTCATCAAGAAGGTCATATAGAGGCAGGGTTATATAATAAATATATTGAAGAGAAAAAAATTATTGTAGTGCATATTTCAGGTGGAACTACTGAAATATTATTGACTGAAAGGAATAGAGAAAGATATATTACCAGTATAATTGGAGGGACTAAAGATATAAGTGCTGGAAAATTAATTGATAGAGTAGGTGTAGCTATGGGATTAGAGTTCCCTAGTGGAGAAACATTAGATTTAATTTCAGCAAAAGGAAATTTAATTTCTCAAATTCCTATTAGTTTTTCAAACAATTGGATAAACTTTTCTGGCCCAGAGACTTTCTTTTTGAGAGCTATATCAGAAAAAAGATATAAAGATGGAGATATTGCAAAGTCTGTATTAAAATGTATTGAAAAATCCTTAGAAGGGGTATTAATTAATATATTAAAACAGCATAAAGATATAAATAAAATAATTATTGTAGGAGGAGTAGCATCAAATAATTATTTAAGAGAGAACTTAAAACTCAAAAACAATTCTAATACAAATATTTATTTTTCAAATCTAAATTTATCAACTGATAATGGAGTTGGTATAGCACTGCTCACTAAAAAAGCTATGGAGGTGAACGAATGGAATTAA
- a CDS encoding Asp23/Gls24 family envelope stress response protein, with the protein MTNIDEGKEYENGQVKISDEVVATIAGLAAIDIEGVHAMSGGFTGGISDILGRKNLSKGVKVEVTDKDASVDLYIVVKYGSKIPDVAWKIQEAVKDAIVNMTGLKVLEVNIHVQGVELKQSESLEEEES; encoded by the coding sequence ATGACTAATATAGATGAAGGAAAAGAATATGAAAATGGTCAAGTTAAAATTTCAGATGAAGTAGTAGCTACAATTGCCGGACTTGCAGCTATAGATATTGAAGGTGTTCATGCTATGAGCGGAGGATTTACTGGAGGAATATCAGATATATTAGGTAGGAAGAACTTATCTAAGGGTGTTAAAGTTGAAGTAACTGATAAAGACGCATCTGTTGATTTATACATAGTTGTTAAATATGGTTCTAAAATTCCAGATGTAGCATGGAAAATTCAAGAGGCCGTAAAAGATGCTATTGTAAATATGACAGGCTTGAAAGTTTTAGAAGTAAATATTCATGTGCAAGGTGTTGAACTTAAGCAATCAGAATCATTAGAAGAGGAAGAGTCTTAA
- the nusB gene encoding transcription antitermination factor NusB produces the protein MGRRNAREATMKLLYQLELNKTFDEEIVKIFFENNNFTEDEKVYIESTIDNIQDNLKLIDEKIEKYIKGWKKERLSKVDLSILRISIYEIMFREDIPTQVSINESIEISKKYSSEESSKFINGVLGSFVRKENE, from the coding sequence ATGGGAAGAAGAAATGCTAGAGAAGCTACAATGAAATTGTTATATCAACTAGAATTGAATAAAACATTTGATGAAGAAATAGTAAAGATATTTTTTGAAAATAATAATTTCACAGAAGATGAAAAAGTATATATTGAAAGCACTATAGACAATATACAAGATAATTTAAAATTAATCGATGAAAAAATAGAAAAATATATTAAAGGTTGGAAAAAGGAAAGATTATCAAAAGTTGATTTGTCTATACTTAGGATATCAATTTATGAAATAATGTTTAGGGAAGATATACCTACACAAGTTTCCATAAATGAATCTATAGAAATAAGTAAAAAATATAGTTCGGAGGAATCGAGTAAATTTATAAATGGAGTTCTTGGAAGTTTTGTGAGAAAAGAAAATGAATAA
- the aroQ gene encoding type II 3-dehydroquinate dehydratase gives MRNILMINGPNLNLLGKRDNDIYGNKTLNEIENLCIEKCKDLNYKLETFSSNSEGSIIDKLQMSDEKFDYVILNAGAFSHYSIAIRDTVESINTPVIEVHISNIYARESFRHSSVISSVAKGSISGFGYKTYLIAIDAINEVLKI, from the coding sequence ATGAGAAATATACTTATGATAAATGGTCCTAATTTAAATTTATTGGGAAAAAGAGATAATGATATATATGGTAATAAAACTTTAAATGAAATTGAAAATCTTTGTATAGAAAAGTGTAAAGATTTAAATTATAAATTAGAGACTTTTAGTTCAAATAGTGAAGGAAGTATTATTGATAAATTGCAAATGTCAGATGAAAAATTTGATTATGTAATACTAAATGCTGGTGCATTTAGTCACTATAGCATAGCTATTAGAGATACTGTTGAATCTATTAATACACCTGTTATAGAAGTTCATATTTCTAATATTTATGCTAGGGAGAGTTTTAGACATAGTTCAGTTATATCATCTGTTGCAAAAGGTAGTATAAGTGGGTTTGGATATAAAACTTATCTAATAGCAATTGATGCTATAAATGAAGTTTTAAAAATATAA
- a CDS encoding sporulation stage III protein AG yields the protein MKLEKHINILFKKISGNKKYTNLAIVISIGIMLLIGISIFFEGEESIKDINNINPKEKNKEIYEEDYSNEIEIKLKKILSEMKGVGDVEVMVTLLETVENIPATNTTKNKEVTKENDSEGGTRDVMREESTEQIVMNGNGGEMITIKEVKPEIKGVIIAAEGANDIRIKETIYNAVKTVLGISGNKVEVYVKK from the coding sequence ATGAAATTAGAAAAACATATAAATATTTTATTTAAAAAAATTTCTGGCAATAAAAAGTACACTAATCTAGCTATTGTTATTTCAATTGGTATAATGCTACTTATAGGAATAAGTATATTTTTTGAAGGTGAAGAATCAATAAAAGATATAAACAATATAAATCCAAAGGAGAAAAATAAAGAAATATATGAGGAAGATTATTCAAATGAAATAGAAATAAAATTAAAGAAAATATTAAGTGAGATGAAAGGAGTTGGAGATGTAGAAGTAATGGTTACATTGTTGGAAACTGTGGAAAATATTCCAGCAACTAATACTACAAAAAATAAAGAAGTGACTAAAGAAAATGATTCTGAAGGTGGCACTAGAGATGTTATGAGAGAAGAAAGTACTGAACAAATTGTGATGAATGGGAATGGAGGGGAGATGATAACTATAAAAGAAGTTAAACCTGAAATAAAAGGAGTTATTATAGCAGCTGAGGGTGCAAATGATATTAGAATAAAAGAAACTATATATAATGCAGTAAAAACTGTATTAGGTATTAGTGGTAATAAGGTGGAAGTTTATGTTAAAAAATAA
- the spoIIIAA gene encoding stage III sporulation protein AA gives MNEPRNKEKNYDFKRFESVISRLDIKLENVLRSIPTRYKETIEEIRLRVDCPLMIESLGNDYYVNCNGQVGKEINNSFIIGEKIIKNTFERLCEYSIYAVQDELRNGFITIKGGHRIGIAGKVVYKERSITTIKEISSINIRIARQKIGISKNIMNFLWDKSSIYNTLIISPPQCGKTTLLRDIIRTVSNKGLKVAVIDERSEIGGMYQGKPQNDLGVRTDILDRANKFEGTLMMLRALSPHVIATDELGDKLDIDAIHNSIKAGVKIITTIHGESINDIKTKPYISDIMNQKIFKRIIILDNSKGVGTINDVLDGITNTSLLNKGEIKCFG, from the coding sequence ATGAATGAACCAAGGAATAAAGAAAAAAATTATGATTTTAAACGCTTTGAATCTGTAATATCTAGACTTGATATTAAATTAGAAAATGTATTAAGAAGTATACCCACTAGATATAAAGAAACTATTGAAGAGATAAGATTAAGGGTGGACTGTCCTTTAATGATTGAATCCCTGGGAAATGACTATTATGTAAATTGCAATGGACAAGTAGGAAAAGAGATTAATAATAGTTTTATAATAGGCGAAAAAATTATAAAAAACACTTTTGAAAGGCTATGTGAATATTCAATATATGCAGTACAAGATGAATTAAGAAATGGCTTTATAACAATTAAAGGTGGCCATAGAATTGGAATTGCAGGAAAAGTTGTATACAAAGAAAGAAGTATTACTACTATAAAAGAAATATCATCTATAAATATTAGAATAGCTAGACAAAAGATTGGCATATCAAAAAATATTATGAACTTCTTATGGGACAAGTCTAGTATTTATAATACTTTAATAATTTCTCCTCCTCAGTGTGGAAAAACAACTTTATTAAGAGATATTATAAGGACCGTTAGCAATAAGGGTCTTAAAGTAGCAGTGATTGATGAAAGATCAGAGATTGGCGGAATGTATCAAGGGAAACCACAAAATGATTTAGGAGTAAGAACTGATATATTAGATAGAGCAAATAAATTTGAAGGAACTCTTATGATGTTAAGAGCATTGTCACCTCATGTAATTGCAACAGATGAATTAGGTGATAAATTAGATATTGATGCTATACACAATTCAATTAAAGCAGGAGTTAAAATTATAACTACTATTCATGGAGAAAGTATTAATGATATAAAAACTAAACCTTATATATCTGATATTATGAATCAAAAAATCTTTAAAAGAATAATAATACTTGATAATTCAAAAGGGGTAGGTACTATAAATGATGTTTTAGATGGAATAACAAATACGTCTTTATTAAATAAAGGAGAAATTAAATGTTTTGGATAA
- the xseA gene encoding exodeoxyribonuclease VII large subunit: MELKPLKVSELTSYIKQIISSDPILNKIKIEGEVSNFKHHYSGHMYFTLKDNRSRLKCIMFNGDNKSLPFELEDGMKVIAEGYISIYERDGCYQLYVKEMKRDGIGDLYIKYEKLKKTLEYERLFEAIYKKEINTMPKNIGVITSSTGAAVKDIITVIKRRNPNINILIYSVHVQGIYSKDEICRGIKYFNSRNDIDTIIIGRGGGSIEELWSFNEEDVARAIYNSKIPIISAVGHETDFTISDFVSDLRAPTPSSAGELAVEDINFIEQRLENLNKNLNSSINRFIESKKSELNYYKKTRIFTEPIYYIDQYKQTLDFELRKLLVAKDNILKDKKVKLDNMRQKLNSLNPLNVLDRGFSYVEDNQNNVLKSVKNMNVGDIIKINFKDGQIKAKVIKSLLKEEF, translated from the coding sequence ATGGAATTAAAACCATTAAAAGTTTCAGAACTTACTTCTTATATAAAACAAATAATATCTAGTGATCCTATATTAAATAAGATAAAGATTGAAGGGGAAGTTTCAAACTTCAAACATCATTATAGTGGGCATATGTATTTTACGTTAAAAGATAATAGAAGTAGGCTTAAATGCATAATGTTTAATGGAGACAATAAATCACTTCCCTTTGAATTGGAAGATGGTATGAAAGTAATAGCTGAAGGATATATTTCTATATATGAGAGAGATGGTTGTTATCAATTATATGTAAAAGAAATGAAGCGTGATGGAATAGGAGACTTGTATATAAAATATGAAAAATTAAAGAAGACGTTAGAATATGAAAGATTATTTGAGGCTATTTATAAAAAAGAAATAAATACTATGCCTAAAAATATAGGGGTTATAACTTCTTCTACTGGTGCAGCAGTAAAGGATATAATAACTGTTATTAAAAGGAGAAATCCTAATATAAATATTTTAATATATTCTGTCCATGTTCAAGGTATATATTCTAAAGATGAAATATGTAGAGGTATAAAATATTTTAATTCTAGAAACGATATAGATACTATAATAATAGGTAGAGGTGGAGGATCTATAGAAGAATTATGGTCATTTAATGAAGAAGATGTTGCAAGGGCTATATATAATTCTAAAATTCCAATTATATCAGCAGTAGGTCATGAAACAGATTTTACTATTTCTGATTTTGTTTCAGACTTAAGAGCACCTACTCCTTCTTCTGCAGGTGAATTAGCGGTGGAAGATATAAATTTTATAGAACAAAGACTTGAGAATTTAAATAAAAATTTAAATAGTTCTATAAATAGATTTATAGAAAGTAAAAAAAGTGAATTAAATTATTATAAAAAAACTAGAATTTTCACTGAACCAATTTATTATATTGATCAATATAAGCAAACGTTAGACTTTGAACTAAGGAAATTATTAGTTGCTAAAGATAACATTTTGAAGGATAAAAAGGTAAAATTAGATAATATGAGACAAAAGTTAAACTCACTTAATCCATTAAATGTATTAGATAGAGGTTTTTCTTATGTTGAAGATAATCAAAATAATGTATTGAAATCTGTTAAAAATATGAATGTTGGAGATATAATAAAAATCAACTTTAAAGATGGTCAAATAAAAGCTAAAGTAATAAAATCTCTATTAAAGGAGGAATTTTAA
- the spoIIIAE gene encoding stage III sporulation protein AE — protein sequence MKKIMIIMIIILLFISSNANAKEDKKNTEIPYQIVEEQLETLNIEEITNMIKEVNNTTEGYFGDIDFKDLIEKIVKGEKIFEEDKILNGFLKLISDEFIKNIDLLLQILLLSIISAILINLQNSFDNESISKVANFIVYIILISIIIKSFVVALNIGKDTINNMVIFMQILLPILITLLMAVGGLTSSALLHPLILGSLGILSTLIKQVIIPLLFFATILSLVNKITDKVQVNRIASLLREISVIIIGGSLTIFMGIMTIQGVSASQLDGITIRTAKFAIDNLVPVVGGFLSDAMDTVVGCSLLLKNSIGIIAVIVLFLIIAIPAFKLLSLIFIYRVTAAIIEPISDEKIVDSLIETSKSIIIILGLLLIVTVMFIISIAIIIGAGNITLMMR from the coding sequence ATGAAGAAAATAATGATTATTATGATAATTATATTACTGTTTATAAGTTCGAATGCTAATGCAAAAGAAGATAAAAAAAATACAGAAATTCCTTATCAAATAGTGGAGGAACAGTTAGAAACTTTAAATATAGAAGAAATTACAAATATGATAAAAGAAGTTAATAATACTACTGAAGGTTACTTTGGTGATATAGATTTTAAAGATTTAATTGAAAAAATAGTTAAAGGTGAAAAAATATTTGAAGAAGATAAAATTTTAAATGGTTTTTTAAAACTTATATCAGATGAATTTATAAAAAATATAGATTTATTATTACAAATTTTATTATTATCTATAATTTCAGCCATACTTATAAATCTTCAAAATTCATTTGATAATGAGTCCATATCAAAAGTAGCGAATTTCATAGTTTATATTATATTAATATCTATAATAATAAAGAGTTTCGTAGTAGCACTAAATATTGGAAAAGATACTATAAATAATATGGTTATTTTTATGCAAATATTATTACCAATATTAATAACCCTTTTAATGGCTGTCGGAGGATTAACTTCTTCAGCATTACTGCATCCTTTAATATTAGGATCTCTTGGTATTCTTAGCACTTTAATTAAACAAGTAATAATACCTTTACTCTTCTTCGCAACTATACTTAGTTTAGTTAATAAGATAACAGATAAAGTTCAGGTTAATAGAATAGCAAGTTTACTAAGAGAAATTTCAGTAATTATAATAGGCGGTTCTTTAACTATATTTATGGGGATAATGACTATTCAAGGAGTTAGTGCATCTCAATTAGACGGTATTACTATCAGAACAGCTAAATTTGCTATCGATAATTTAGTTCCTGTAGTAGGAGGATTTTTGTCTGATGCTATGGATACTGTAGTGGGATGTTCGTTATTATTAAAAAATTCAATTGGGATTATAGCTGTGATAGTTTTATTTTTAATAATAGCAATTCCAGCATTTAAATTATTGTCTTTAATATTTATATATAGAGTAACTGCAGCTATCATTGAACCTATATCTGATGAAAAGATTGTTGATAGTTTAATTGAAACAAGTAAATCAATTATTATTATTTTAGGATTATTATTAATTGTGACAGTAATGTTTATAATTTCAATAGCTATAATAATCGGGGCTGGAAATATTACTCTTATGATGAGGTAG
- the spoIIIAC gene encoding stage III sporulation protein AC, whose amino-acid sequence MSVDIIFKIAGIGLLVSITNQVLIRAEREEMATMVTLVGIVMVLGIVIDLVTNLFDSVKSIFGLY is encoded by the coding sequence ATGAGTGTAGATATAATTTTTAAAATAGCTGGAATAGGTTTATTAGTTTCTATTACTAATCAAGTTTTAATAAGAGCAGAAAGAGAAGAGATGGCAACTATGGTAACTTTAGTAGGTATTGTAATGGTACTTGGCATAGTAATAGATTTAGTTACCAACCTTTTTGATAGTGTAAAATCTATATTTGGATTATATTAA
- a CDS encoding CD1247 N-terminal domain-containing protein, with protein MEYLFEKVSYLRGLADGLDINEKSKEGKLLLNIVDVLDDIVDSLEGLALEQDEMAEYIDYIDEDLSDVEEDIYDVYDEFDEDFDEYEDGEEE; from the coding sequence ATGGAATATTTATTTGAAAAAGTATCATATTTAAGAGGTTTAGCAGATGGATTAGACATTAATGAAAAGAGTAAAGAAGGTAAACTTTTATTAAATATTGTTGATGTATTAGACGATATTGTAGATTCATTAGAAGGTTTAGCTCTTGAGCAAGATGAAATGGCTGAATATATCGATTATATTGATGAAGATTTATCTGATGTTGAAGAAGATATATATGACGTATATGATGAGTTTGATGAAGATTTTGATGAATATGAAGATGGTGAAGAAGAGTAA